A single Nicotiana tabacum cultivar K326 chromosome 5, ASM71507v2, whole genome shotgun sequence DNA region contains:
- the LOC107770944 gene encoding non-specific lipid-transfer protein 2-like encodes MEMVGKIAYFLVLCVVVIAPHAEALSCGQVQSGLAPCLPYLQGRGPLGGCCGGVKGLLGAAKSPADRKTACTCLKSAANAIKGIDMGKAAGLPSACGVNIPYKISPSTDCSKVQ; translated from the exons ATGGAAATGGTTGGCAAGATTGCATATTTCTTGGTTTTGTGCGTGGTGGTGATTGCACCCCATGCCGAGGCACTGAGTTGTGGCCAGGTTCAGTCTGGCCTGGCTCCTTGCCTCCCTTATCTACAAGGCCGTGGCCCTCTCGGAGGCTGTTGTGGTGGTGTTAAAGGTCTGTTGGGTGCAGCCAAGTCCCCAGCTGACCGCAAGACTGCATGCACTTGCCTAAAATCAGCCGCTAATGCTATTAAGGGCATTGATATGGGCAAAGCTGCTGGACTTCCTAGTGCTTGTGGCGTTAACATTCCGTACAAGATCAGTCCCTCCACTGACTGCTCTAA GGTCCAGTAA
- the LOC107770934 gene encoding non-specific lipid-transfer protein 2-like, with protein MEIVGKIACFVVLCMVVVAPHAEALSCGQVQSGLAPCLPYLQGRGPLGGCCGGVKGLLGAAKSPADRKTACTCLKSAANAIKGIDMGKAAGLPSACGVNIPYKISPSTDCSKVQ; from the exons ATGGAAATTGTAGGCAAGATTGCATGTTTCGTGGTTTTGTGCATGGTGGTGGTTGCACCCCATGCAGAGGCACTGAGCTGCGGCCAAGTTCAGTCTGGCCTGGCTCCTTGCCTCCCTTATCTACAGGGCCGTGGCCCTCTCGGAGGCTGTTGTGGTGGTGTTAAAGGTCTGTTGGGTGCAGCCAAGTCCCCAGCTGACCGCAAGACTGCATGCACTTGCCTGAAATCAGCCGCTAATGCTATTAAGGGAATTGATATGGGCAAAGCCGCTGGACTCCCTAGTGCTTGTGGCGTTAACATTCCCTACAAGATCAGCCCCTCCACTGACTGCTCCAA GGTCCAGTGA